From a single Cydia amplana chromosome 10, ilCydAmpl1.1, whole genome shotgun sequence genomic region:
- the LOC134651308 gene encoding filaggrin-2-like isoform X3, which translates to MRSLILVVAISALAWARPETYKETEEFQYARSSSDEGSKSGYYGAQRGNVAGNYEKAHNMDNLAQHQMSGAINQVQGELGDASKTRAGNVYTAANTAGVYGSGYHDLSNLQGRNFGQSSSSDSTHSSLSSAYNQHARSQSQQSGYGASSQLGQASLHSGSLHAADSAGYGSDIGSSSHSSGYHAASGYQSRSGYNSQNYDQSNLQSGNLQGYGTGDQTRRYTVVAPVRIIARPGTQIAIPVYGEAGYDAYRASSSIGQSSSNRYASQTAAASFDQNAINSEAEVLNNNEQHIGSVPAPNGKHYSSSYNYHKGWERHSETTDLPVTVAPVVNPLSVNSELYEDAQGASANSYNSANRLNSYAGSSQASHQADYRSQHNSQASSLSNVNSNAYTQGEYGSHSGLAPLVDSQPKSYQSSYSYHKSWEKQGDPYVIYPGTTGEASQRIVSGTKNAASSQRYGSNQHYSHGSAVDCDSLCRYRRSTRSADYYQQDLGQQAQTAWDQSLSQQTQQSANLEDLGQQTQNLEDFGQHSQSANLEDLGQQTQNLEDFGQHSQSANLEDLGQHTQNLEDFGQHSQTAHVEDLGQKSQNLDNLGQQTQQSWGNIQQQSQSQNLEDFGQQTQGKWHALNHTFESNLEDLGQQTQQSWSNIEQQASQTQGQELSQLSPSCSRRVHGHERG; encoded by the coding sequence ATGAGGAGTTTAATCCTCGTCGTCGCGATATCAGCGCTGGCGTGGGCCAGGCCTGAAACATACAAGGAAACCGAAGAGTTTCAGTACGCCAGGAGCTCTTCGGACGAAGGAAGTAAATCCGGCTATTATGGTGCTCAAAGAGGTAACGTGGCAGGGAACTACGAAAAAGCACACAACATGGATAATCTAGCCCAGCATCAAATGAGTGGAGCCATAAACCAAGTACAAGGAGAACTAGGTGATGCTTCGAAAACCAGAGCTGGCAACGTTTACACGGCTGCTAACACGGCAGGAGTCTATGGATCCGGCTATCACGATCTGAGCAACCTTCAGGGAAGGAATTTTGGGCAAAGCTCATCTTCTGACAGCACTCATTCTTCTTTGTCGTCAGCTTATAACCAACATGCCAGAAGCCAGTCTCAGCAAAGTGGGTATGGTGCATCAAGCCAGTTAGGACAAGCGTCATTGCATTCGGGAAGCTTGCATGCCGCGGATAGTGCTGGCTATGGATCTGACATCGGAAGCAGCAGTCATAGCTCAGGTTATCATGCAGCGTCTGGATACCAATCTCGTTCAGGATATAATTCCCAAAATTATGACCAAAGTAACTTACAGTCCGGAAATTTACAGGGCTATGGAACCGGGGACCAAACTCGCCGTTATACTGTAGTAGCACCAGTACGAATCATAGCCAGGCCCGGAACTCAAATAGCGATACCGGTTTACGGAGAGGCTGGTTATGATGCCTACAGAGCTTCCTCTTCCATAGGCCAAAGTTCTAGCAATAGGTATGCATCGCAAACAGCTGCTGCTTCATTCGATCAAAATGCTATTAATAGTGAAGCTGAAGTTTTGAACAACAACGAGCAACATATCGGCTCTGTTCCAGCACCTAATGGGAAGCATTACTCTTCATCGTACAACTATCACAAAGGTTGGGAAAGGCATAGTGAAACCACCGATTTACCAGTAACAGTCGCGCCTGTAGTTAATCCATTGTCTGTAAATAGTGAATTATATGAAGACGCTCAAGGCGCCAGTGCCAATTCTTACAATTCTGCCAATAGACTTAACAGCTACGCAGGATCAAGTCAAGCCAGTCACCAAGCGGATTATAGATCCCAGCACAATTCTCAAGCCAGTTCTTTATCCAACGTTAACTCAAATGCTTACACGCAAGGAGAATATGGCAGTCACTCTGGACTCGCGCCTCTTGTAGATTCCCAGCCTAAAAGTTACCAATCCTCTTATTCCTATCACAAGTCATGGGAAAAACAGGGTGATCCCTACGTAATCTACCCAGGAACAACTGGAGAAGCATCACAGAGAATTGTTTCCGGTACTAAAAACGCTGCTTCGTCGCAACGTTATGGTTCCAATCAGCATTATTCCCATGGAAGTGCTGTAGACTGCGATAGTCTGTGCAGATATCGTCGGTCTACACGCTCTGCCGATTACTATCAGCAGGATCTCGGACAACAGGCTCAAACAGCTTGGGATCAAAGCCTTTCTCAACAGACTCAACAGTCAGCAAACCTTGAAGACCTGGGGCAACAGACGCAAAATCTCGAAGATTTCGGTCAACACAGCCAGTCAGCAAACCTTGAAGACCTGGGACAACAGACGCAAAATCTCGAAGATTTTGGTCAACACAGCCAGTCAGCAAACCTTGAGGACCTGGGGCAACATACACAAAATCTCGAAGATTTCGGTCAACACAGCCAGACAGCACACGTTGAAGACCTAGGGCAAAAGTCACAAAACCTTGATAACCTAGGTCAACAAACACAACAATCTTGGGGTAACATTCAACAGCAGAGCCAATCTCAAAATCTTGAAGATTTTGGACAGCAAACACAGGGTAAGTGGCATGCGTTAAATCATACATTTGAAAGTAATTTAGAGGACCTTGGCCAACAGACTCAACAATCATGGAGTAACATTGAACAACAAGCAAGTCAAACACAGGGCCA